CTGTCTTCAGCTTCCTCGCGGACGGCGCGAACAACCCCCGCTGGCGGGAGGGTCTGCGTTCCGTGATCCTGCGCAGCGGATCGCCGGGTGCCGTGGGCGCCGTCTACCAGCAGTCGTATGAGCACAGCTCGGCCAGCAGCATCCCCGGCACGTACCGGATCACCGCCTCCCGCAGCGGCGCCGAGCTGGAGTTCGCCGTGCTGTACGGGCCGGTGGGCACGCGCGGCGGGTACTACCTGAGCACCGAGGGTGACTCCACCCGCGTGCGGTACGCCCTCGATTTCACCCCGCGGGGCTTCCGCCGCTTCTACTGGCGCGATTCGCAGCGCATCCTCGAGCAGGAGGTCCGCCAGCTGGAACGTCTCAAAGAAGTCCTCGAGACGCCTCTGGAGCGCGTGGCCTGAGCCCGGTGCGGTATTTTTGAGACTGTGCTGATCTCTGACCGCGACATCCGATCCGAACTGGCCGCAGGGCGCATCGCTCTGGACCCCTTCGAGCCCTCCATGGTGCAGCCCTCCAGCGTCGATGTCCGGCTGGACCGGTTCTTCCGCCTCTTCGACAACCACAAATACGCCCACATCGATCCGGCGCAGGAGCAGCCCGAGCTGACCCGCCTGGTCGAGGTGGACGGCGACGAACCCTTCATCCTGCACCCCGGTGAGTTCGTGCTCGGCTCCACCTACGAGACGGTGACGCTTCCGAACGACATCGCGGCCCGCCTCGAAGGCAAGTCCTCCCTGGGCCGCCTCGGCCTGCTGACGCACTCGACCGCCGGGTTCATCGACCCCGGGTTCTCCGGCCACGTCACCCTGGAGCTCTCCAACGTCGCGACGCTGCCCATCAAGCTGTGGCCCGGCATGAAGATCGGTCAGCTCTGCTTCTTCCAGCTCACCTCGGCCGCCGAGCATCCGTACGGTTCCCGTGAGTACGGCAACCGGTACCAGGGTCAGCGCGGGCCCACCGCCTCCCGCAGCCACCTGAACTTCCACCGGACGGACATCTGAGGGTGCCCGGTGCTCTGACGCTGCTGGACGGCGGCATGGGCCGGGAGCTGGCACGACGGGGCGCGCCCTTCCGGCAGCCCGAGTGGTCCGCGCTTGCCCTCATGGAGGCGCCGGAGCACGTCCAGGCCGTCCACGAGGACTTCATCGGCGCCGGCGCGCGGGTCATCACCACCGACAGTTACGCCCTGGTCCCCTTCCACCTGGGTGAGGACATCTTCGCGGCCCAGGCTCGGACGCTGGCCGACCGTGCGGGGCGTCTGGCGCGTGCTGCGGCCGACGACGCCGGCTCCGCGGGCGTGCGCGTCGCGGGCTCCCTGCCGCCGCTGTTCGGCTCCTACCGCCCCGATCTCTTCGACGCCGAGCGTGCGCCGGAGGTGCTGGCTCCCCTGGTGGCGGGCCTGTCCGGGCATGTGGACCTGTGGCTGGCCGAGACCCAGGGGTCCCTCGCCGAAGTCCGTGCCGTGAAGGCCGGTCTTCCCGACGACGGCCTCCCCTTCTGGATCTCCTTCACCCTCCGAGATGAGCAGGAGGACGGTCCGGCCGCACTGCGGTCCGGGGAAAGCGTGGCCGAGGCTGCCGAGACGGCCGTCACCCTGGGAGCTGCGGCGCTGCTGTTCAACTGCAGCCGGCCGGAGGTCATGGGGGCGGCACTCGCGGAGGCGGGCGCCGTCGTCGGGCGGCTGGGGGCGGAGCTGGAGCTCGGCGTGTACGCGAACGCCTTCCCGCCGCAGCCCGAGGACGCGACGGCGAACGACGGCCTCGACGAGCTCCGTGAGGACCTCGGCCCGGCCGGGTACCTGAGCTGGGCGGAGCGCTGGCGCGAGCAGGGCGCGGCGATCATCGGTGGATGCTGCGGGATCGGCCCGGAGCACCTCGAGGTCCTGCGGGAACGGCTGAGCTGAGTCGACCGGGCGCCGCGGGTGATCCGCCCGGGCTCCTGCCTACTCCTCGATCTCCGCGCCGACCGCCCGGAGGTAGCGACGGAAGGTCAGTGCCGGGTCCTCGGCGCGGGCCGCGAGGTATCCGTCGAAGTCGGTCTGCTGCCGGAGGCTCGTGCCCTGCAGCATCCTGAGGGCCTGGCCACGTTCGGTCTCGCGGATCGCGGCGGCGGTCTCGGCCACTTCCGCGGCGCGGTCGAGCGGGACGAACAGGACGCCGTCGTCGTCGCCCAGGACGACGTCGTCAGCCGTGACCACGTGGTCGCCGATCCGCGCCCAGTCCATGGCGTCCGGGGTCCGCGGATCGAGGCGCTGCGGCCCAGCCGGCAGCGCACCGAGGCTGAACACGGGCAACTGGATGGCCCGGAGCTCCGACGTGTCGCGGTGCAGGCCCCAGATGACCACGCCGGCCAGCCCCGCCTGGCTGGCTTCGAGGGCGACCAGGTCGCCGACGCACGCCTCGTCCGCGCGGCCGCCGTTGTCCACGACCAGGACGTCGCCGCGTTCGGCGCCGTTGATCACTTCGAGGAAGATGTCGGCGCTGCCGAAGTGCTGCACCGGCCGGGCGCGGCCGACGACGGCGGCCCCCTCCCAGGGCGCTGTCGTGCCGACGGGGGCGCAGCGTACCTCGACGCCGAGACGCAGGCACGCGTCGGCGACGTGCGGGGTGCTGAGGTCCTGATACGCCTGTCGCAGCTGCTCGCTGTCCATGCCGGGGGCTCCTTCATGATTCCGGGATCCTTCGTGTGGCGGGCCGCCCGTGAGGGATGCCGGCACGGCGCCACGGAGCCAGT
This portion of the Arthrobacter woluwensis genome encodes:
- a CDS encoding homocysteine S-methyltransferase family protein, with amino-acid sequence MPGALTLLDGGMGRELARRGAPFRQPEWSALALMEAPEHVQAVHEDFIGAGARVITTDSYALVPFHLGEDIFAAQARTLADRAGRLARAAADDAGSAGVRVAGSLPPLFGSYRPDLFDAERAPEVLAPLVAGLSGHVDLWLAETQGSLAEVRAVKAGLPDDGLPFWISFTLRDEQEDGPAALRSGESVAEAAETAVTLGAAALLFNCSRPEVMGAALAEAGAVVGRLGAELELGVYANAFPPQPEDATANDGLDELREDLGPAGYLSWAERWREQGAAIIGGCCGIGPEHLEVLRERLS
- the dcd gene encoding dCTP deaminase is translated as MLISDRDIRSELAAGRIALDPFEPSMVQPSSVDVRLDRFFRLFDNHKYAHIDPAQEQPELTRLVEVDGDEPFILHPGEFVLGSTYETVTLPNDIAARLEGKSSLGRLGLLTHSTAGFIDPGFSGHVTLELSNVATLPIKLWPGMKIGQLCFFQLTSAAEHPYGSREYGNRYQGQRGPTASRSHLNFHRTDI
- a CDS encoding RraA family protein, giving the protein MDSEQLRQAYQDLSTPHVADACLRLGVEVRCAPVGTTAPWEGAAVVGRARPVQHFGSADIFLEVINGAERGDVLVVDNGGRADEACVGDLVALEASQAGLAGVVIWGLHRDTSELRAIQLPVFSLGALPAGPQRLDPRTPDAMDWARIGDHVVTADDVVLGDDDGVLFVPLDRAAEVAETAAAIRETERGQALRMLQGTSLRQQTDFDGYLAARAEDPALTFRRYLRAVGAEIEE
- a CDS encoding SRPBCC family protein, with product MAVVHASHDVLIRCDALSVFSFLADGANNPRWREGLRSVILRSGSPGAVGAVYQQSYEHSSASSIPGTYRITASRSGAELEFAVLYGPVGTRGGYYLSTEGDSTRVRYALDFTPRGFRRFYWRDSQRILEQEVRQLERLKEVLETPLERVA